A segment of the Deltaproteobacteria bacterium genome:
ATTCGGGGCAAGCGGACGAGAAGAACTCCTTGCCTTTGCATCCCAATTTGGCATTAGTATTGTGGCAGACGAGCGGTATGGTCCCAAGGACTCGGACCTGACAGCTCAGTTGACCAAGATAAGGGGGACAGGTGCCCAGGCTATCGTGAACTGGTCTATCGGCCCCACGCAGGTCTTGGCCGTAAAGAACTGGCGAGCCCTTGGCATGAATAATCTGCCTCTCTATCAGAGCCACGGCTTTGGAAGCCACAAAAACATTGAGCTGTGTGGCAAGGACGCGGAAGGCGTGCTCTGTCCCCTGGCACGGGTCAATATCGGACGTCTTCTTCCTGACAGCCATGTCCAGAAAGAGGTCGTCATGAAATACACGGATGCCTATGAGAAAAAATACAAGGAACCCATATCCTCCTTTGGCGGACATGCCTGGGACTCCATAAACGTTGCTGTCAAGGCCTTGGAGACTGTAGGTCCGGATCGTGCTAAGATCCGCGATTTTATTGAGCAGTTGACCGGCTTTGTGGGGCAGCACGGTGTATTCAATTTCTCGGCCACCGACCACAACGGCCTGTCCAAAGATGACCTGGAGATGGTGGTTGTCAAAAACGGAGACTGGGCATTGGCGGATTAGTCGTATTATGGAAGGAATCTCTTTTTCAAGCCAGCTTATTCAGTACGCGATAACCGGTGTCACGGTCGGGAGCATCTACGCCCTGGTTGCCATTGGGTTTAACATCATTTACAACGTTACCGAAATCATCAACTTCGCCCAGGGGGAGTTTGTAATGCTCGGTGGGCTTTTTATGGTTTTCTTTGCCACCGTCATGCAGATCCCCCTTCTGCTGGCCTTTTTTCTTACTCTCACCGTGGTGATTGCCATTGGGGTCATGATGGAGCGGTTTGCCATCTTTCCTGCAAAGAACGCTTCGGTGCTCACCATGATCATCATAACCATTGCCTGTTCCATACTTCTGAAGGGGGCGGCCATGTATGGATGGGGCAAGGACCCCTTCATGCTAGCTCCGTTTTCTGATCGAAAGGCCTTTGTTTTCGTGGGGGCCGCGGTTTTTCCACAGTCCCTATGGATCCTGGGAACGACCCTTATCGTTGTTTTTCTCCTGACGTTTTTTTACAAGCGCACAAGGTTTGGCAGGGCAATGATCGCAAGCTCCGACAATCCGGATGCTGCTCAACTCATGGGGATTGACGTGAAGACTATGGTCATGGTCTCCTTTGGTTTAAGCGCGGCTGTGGGCGCTGTGGCGGGCATCGTGATTACGCCCATATCCTTAATGGAATATGACCGCGGGGCGCTTCTGGGCCTCAAAGGCTTTGGCGCCGCCGTCTTGGGAGGATTGGGTCATTTCTACGGAGCAGTGCTTGCGGGATTCATGGTGGGGCTCATGGAGTCGTTTTGTGCAGGGCTCATATCGTCGGGTTATAAAGACGCGGCAGCGCTAGTGGTCTTGCTCCTTGTATTGTTTCTAAGGCCAAGCGGTCTTTTTGGAAGCAAGGAAGTAATGAAGATGAAGGAATTCTGACAACCGATATGACCACCACTGCTGGCAAGAAAGACATTCGTGTTTTGATATGGCTTGTGGCTGGCATTGCGATTTTCCCGGCCCTGGTATTGAACGTCCCGAGTTTTAGACATTATGTTGACATCATGGTTTTTGTGGGGATATTTTCCCTGGTCAATATTGGCCTTAGTCTTGTAATGGGCTATACTGGGCAGGTGTCCCTGGGGCAGGCCGCGTTTTTTGGGCTGGGGGCCTATGTTTCCGGCATATTGACGGCCAAATTTGGATGGTCGCCGTGGGCTGCCATACCTGTCGGAGTGGTCCTGACAGGTATGGTGGCTTTTGTGGTGGGGGTTCCATCTCTGAAACTCAAGGGGCACTATCTGGCCATGGCCACCCTTGGCTTTGGAGTCATTCTTTATGTTGTGTTCAACGAAGAAGTTGCCCTGACCGGAGGCCCTTCAGGGCTTGCCGATATTCCGGGCATTGCGATTGGTCCATGGGAAATAGACACGTCGCTCAAATATTACTATTTGGTGTGGGCCTTTGTTTTTGCTGTTCTTCTTTTTTCAATCAACGTCATACATTCCAGGGTGGGCAGAGCCCTTCGCTCTATCCACGGCAGTGAGATAGCAGCCAATGCCATGGGGGTACCCA
Coding sequences within it:
- a CDS encoding ABC transporter substrate-binding protein — protein: MNKRKNSLVIALWVGIFVFLSAALTFSYAKKAEAKEPYKVGAIFSVTGRASFLGEPEKKTAEMIAERINAAGGINDHPLELIVYDDEGDATKCNVAMKKLINQDKVAVVIGPSTSGTSLAIVSVAERAKIPMISCAASKNIVMPVEKRHWVFKVAGSDIHVSQRIFAHMKSKGITKVAIMTGTTGFGASGREELLAFASQFGISIVADERYGPKDSDLTAQLTKIRGTGAQAIVNWSIGPTQVLAVKNWRALGMNNLPLYQSHGFGSHKNIELCGKDAEGVLCPLARVNIGRLLPDSHVQKEVVMKYTDAYEKKYKEPISSFGGHAWDSINVAVKALETVGPDRAKIRDFIEQLTGFVGQHGVFNFSATDHNGLSKDDLEMVVVKNGDWALAD
- a CDS encoding branched-chain amino acid ABC transporter permease → MTTTAGKKDIRVLIWLVAGIAIFPALVLNVPSFRHYVDIMVFVGIFSLVNIGLSLVMGYTGQVSLGQAAFFGLGAYVSGILTAKFGWSPWAAIPVGVVLTGMVAFVVGVPSLKLKGHYLAMATLGFGVILYVVFNEEVALTGGPSGLADIPGIAIGPWEIDTSLKYYYLVWAFVFAVLLFSINVIHSRVGRALRSIHGSEIAANAMGVPTSSYKTRIFVISAVYASLAGALYTHYMTFLSPSSFDLFWSIKFLMMVVVGGMSSIWGALLGTCLLTYLSNEWLHMFHDFDVLIYGLVLLLIIMFLPKGLVSLARKG
- a CDS encoding branched-chain amino acid ABC transporter permease gives rise to the protein MEGISFSSQLIQYAITGVTVGSIYALVAIGFNIIYNVTEIINFAQGEFVMLGGLFMVFFATVMQIPLLLAFFLTLTVVIAIGVMMERFAIFPAKNASVLTMIIITIACSILLKGAAMYGWGKDPFMLAPFSDRKAFVFVGAAVFPQSLWILGTTLIVVFLLTFFYKRTRFGRAMIASSDNPDAAQLMGIDVKTMVMVSFGLSAAVGAVAGIVITPISLMEYDRGALLGLKGFGAAVLGGLGHFYGAVLAGFMVGLMESFCAGLISSGYKDAAALVVLLLVLFLRPSGLFGSKEVMKMKEF